A DNA window from Candidatus Roseilinea sp. contains the following coding sequences:
- a CDS encoding ATPase AAA, whose amino-acid sequence MLTRLRIRNFKRFDDVDLDLGQSVVLVGPNNSGKTTALQALALWHIGIQRWHERRQGKQAPEKRPGVTINRRDLIAIPVPSANLLWRDLHVREVERANGRQRTQNVRVEIIVEGINSQPWACGLEFDYANEESFYCRPLRQPDGERLPIPQEATQVRVAFLPPMSGLAAVEPKWEPGRINVLIGEGQTAQVLRNLCYRLYGSDGERAPSLIWEKFVEQIKALFGVELLPPEYIPERGEITMAYREGRGRELDLASSGRGLQQTMLLLAYLHANPQTVLLLDEPDAHLEVLRQRQTYQLITELAQQQGCQLIVATHSEVVLNEAAGRDTVIAFVGRPHRIDSKSKSDQVRKALSYIGFDQYQLAEQRGWVLYLEGSTDLAILSALARKLNHPAQEHLERPFVKYLGTNVPQEARDHFFGLREAKPDLVGIAVFDRLDKQLQTGEALRELMWRKREIENYLCREPMLLRFARQTEDLFGVRNEQHMREAIEEVAGALRTLGRPDPWSDDIKASEEFLRPLFQSYFKKLGQPNLMDKSDFYVLADYMEPEDIDAEVCEKLDAILEVAQRAKPQETI is encoded by the coding sequence ATGCTTACACGGTTACGGATTAGAAACTTCAAACGGTTCGATGATGTAGACCTCGACCTTGGGCAAAGCGTTGTCCTCGTTGGGCCGAATAACTCCGGCAAGACCACGGCGCTGCAAGCGTTAGCGCTTTGGCATATCGGGATACAGCGCTGGCATGAACGACGACAGGGTAAGCAAGCACCAGAGAAGCGGCCGGGCGTCACAATTAACCGCAGGGATCTGATCGCCATTCCTGTGCCTAGCGCCAACCTGCTATGGCGCGACTTGCACGTGCGTGAAGTCGAGCGAGCCAACGGCAGACAGCGCACGCAGAATGTGCGCGTCGAAATCATCGTGGAAGGCATCAACAGCCAACCTTGGGCGTGCGGTCTGGAATTCGACTATGCTAACGAGGAATCGTTCTACTGCCGTCCACTGCGCCAGCCAGATGGAGAGCGACTTCCCATTCCCCAAGAAGCGACACAAGTGCGCGTGGCTTTCCTCCCGCCGATGTCCGGCCTAGCAGCAGTTGAACCTAAATGGGAGCCTGGCCGTATCAACGTGCTGATCGGCGAAGGCCAGACGGCTCAGGTCTTGCGCAACTTGTGCTATCGCTTGTATGGCTCGGATGGAGAACGCGCGCCTTCCCTTATTTGGGAAAAGTTTGTTGAACAGATCAAAGCTCTCTTTGGCGTCGAACTCTTGCCGCCTGAATACATTCCTGAGCGTGGTGAGATCACCATGGCATATCGGGAAGGCAGAGGCCGCGAGCTTGATCTAGCGTCATCTGGGCGCGGCTTGCAGCAGACGATGTTACTGCTGGCCTACTTGCACGCCAATCCACAGACGGTTCTGCTCCTCGACGAACCGGACGCGCATTTGGAAGTGCTGCGCCAGCGTCAGACGTATCAGCTGATTACTGAGCTGGCACAGCAACAGGGCTGTCAGCTCATCGTTGCGACTCACTCAGAGGTAGTGCTGAATGAAGCCGCCGGACGCGATACGGTCATCGCTTTTGTGGGCCGCCCGCATCGCATTGACAGCAAGAGCAAGAGCGATCAGGTGCGCAAGGCGTTGTCGTATATCGGCTTCGACCAGTATCAGCTTGCTGAACAGCGTGGATGGGTGCTCTACCTGGAGGGCTCGACTGACCTTGCCATCTTAAGCGCACTGGCGCGCAAACTGAACCATCCTGCGCAGGAGCATCTTGAAAGGCCGTTTGTCAAATATCTCGGCACGAATGTTCCTCAGGAAGCGCGTGACCATTTCTTCGGCTTGCGCGAAGCCAAGCCGGATCTGGTCGGCATTGCAGTCTTCGACAGACTCGACAAGCAATTACAGACTGGCGAAGCGCTACGAGAGTTGATGTGGCGCAAGCGCGAGATCGAGAACTACCTTTGCCGTGAACCGATGCTGCTCAGATTTGCGCGCCAGACGGAAGACCTGTTTGGCGTGCGAAACGAACAGCACATGCGCGAAGCCATCGAAGAAGTAGCCGGCGCACTGAGGACGCTCGGAAGACCTGATCCATGGTCGGACGACATCAAAGCAAGTGAAGAATTCCTGCGTCCGCTCTTTCAGTCCTACTTCAAAAAGCTAGGGCAACCGAATTTGATGGATAAGAGCGACTTTTACGTCTTGGCCGATTACATGGAACCTGAAGACATTGACGCCGAGGTATGTGAAAAGCTCGATGCGATCCTCGAAGTCGCCCAGCGCGCCAAGCCACAGGAAACGATTTAA
- a CDS encoding ribonuclease H, whose amino-acid sequence MTKHYVVWRGRVPGVYDTWEEARAQVLGYPGARFKAYADRAQAEAAFAAGSGAAAEEAARSARLSCLPDKVRAGYAVDAAWDAQSKVMEYRGVAIATGREIFRAGPFEDATNNVGEFLAVVQALAWLRERHSRAAVYTDSNNAILWVAQGRCRTTLTPTPRNAALRTRIAQAERWLDEHDYCNAVLKWRTEEWGENPADFGRK is encoded by the coding sequence ATGACCAAGCACTATGTGGTGTGGCGGGGACGCGTGCCGGGGGTGTATGACACCTGGGAGGAAGCGCGGGCGCAAGTGCTGGGCTACCCGGGCGCGCGCTTCAAGGCCTACGCAGATCGCGCCCAGGCAGAGGCCGCCTTTGCCGCCGGCTCAGGCGCTGCTGCGGAGGAGGCGGCCCGATCGGCCCGGCTGTCTTGCTTGCCGGACAAGGTGCGCGCCGGCTATGCGGTGGATGCCGCCTGGGATGCTCAATCCAAAGTCATGGAATACCGCGGTGTGGCGATCGCCACAGGCCGAGAGATTTTCCGCGCCGGGCCTTTTGAAGATGCGACGAACAACGTCGGCGAGTTCCTCGCCGTGGTGCAGGCGCTGGCCTGGTTGCGAGAGCGCCACAGCCGAGCGGCGGTATACACCGATTCGAACAACGCGATCCTGTGGGTGGCCCAGGGGCGTTGCCGGACGACGCTGACGCCCACGCCCCGTAACGCGGCCCTGCGGACACGCATAGCGCAAGCGGAGCGCTGGCTGGACGAGCACGACTACTGCAACGCCGTGCTGAAGTGGCGCACGGAGGAATGGGGCGAGAATCCGGCAGACTTCGGTCGCAAGTAG
- a CDS encoding succinate--CoA ligase [ADP-forming] subunit alpha — MAILADKHTRLIVQGITGREGDFHARQMQAYSPIVVGGVTPGKGGMVTDYGVPVFDTVGQAVREVGANASVIYVPARFAPDAIMEAADAGIRLIVCITEGIPVIDMIRVRAYLDTKQSLLLGPNCPGLLTPGQAKIGIIPGNIAMPGNVGVVSRSGTLTYEAVNALTQAGMGQSTIVGIGGDPVRGLGFLEVIQMFNEDPQTEKIVMIGEIGGSDEEMAAAWIKDNVKKPMAGFIAGRSAPPGKRMGHAGAIIEGGMGTAESKIAAMKAAGIRMAELPTDIPELLR, encoded by the coding sequence ATGGCTATCCTCGCAGATAAACACACGCGCCTGATCGTGCAAGGGATCACCGGCCGAGAAGGCGACTTCCACGCGCGCCAGATGCAAGCCTATAGCCCGATTGTCGTGGGCGGGGTGACGCCCGGCAAGGGCGGCATGGTGACGGACTATGGCGTGCCCGTCTTCGATACCGTCGGCCAAGCGGTGCGCGAAGTGGGCGCGAATGCCAGCGTGATTTACGTGCCGGCGCGTTTTGCGCCCGACGCCATCATGGAGGCCGCCGACGCCGGCATCAGGCTGATCGTTTGCATCACCGAGGGCATCCCGGTGATTGACATGATCCGTGTGCGCGCCTACCTGGATACCAAACAATCGTTGCTGCTAGGCCCGAACTGCCCCGGATTGCTCACCCCCGGCCAGGCCAAGATCGGGATCATCCCCGGCAACATCGCCATGCCCGGCAACGTGGGTGTGGTCTCGCGCAGCGGCACGTTGACCTATGAGGCGGTGAACGCTCTGACGCAAGCCGGCATGGGCCAAAGCACCATCGTCGGCATCGGCGGCGACCCGGTGCGCGGCCTGGGCTTTCTCGAAGTGATCCAGATGTTCAACGAGGACCCGCAGACGGAGAAGATCGTGATGATCGGCGAGATCGGCGGCAGCGACGAGGAAATGGCGGCGGCGTGGATCAAGGACAACGTGAAGAAGCCGATGGCCGGCTTCATCGCCGGTCGCTCGGCGCCGCCCGGCAAGCGCATGGGGCACGCCGGGGCCATCATCGAGGGCGGCATGGGCACAGCGGAGAGCAAGATCGCGGCGATGAAAGCCGCCGGCATTCGCATGGCCGAGCTGCCGACGGACATTCCGGAGCTGCTGCGGTAG
- a CDS encoding putative MutT/NUDIX-like protein, with protein MTQSATILYDWTGAPVERLPSRIQCSASAFILNEQGHLLLQLRQDNRHWAMPGGRQDIGESITQTCVREVWEETGLRVRVKRLIGIYSDPTQFLVARYPGGEVVQICNMCFECEIIGGQLAISSESVDIGFYPPDALPEPVLLAHKIRIQDALAGAPQPFLR; from the coding sequence ATGACACAATCTGCGACAATCCTCTACGACTGGACCGGCGCACCGGTGGAACGGCTGCCCAGTCGCATTCAGTGCAGCGCTTCGGCCTTTATCCTGAACGAGCAGGGGCATCTGCTGTTGCAATTGCGCCAGGATAATCGTCACTGGGCGATGCCCGGTGGGAGACAAGACATCGGTGAGAGCATCACCCAAACGTGCGTGCGCGAGGTGTGGGAAGAGACCGGCCTGCGCGTGCGGGTCAAGCGGTTAATCGGCATTTACTCCGACCCGACGCAGTTCCTGGTGGCCCGTTATCCGGGCGGCGAGGTGGTGCAAATTTGCAATATGTGCTTCGAGTGCGAGATCATCGGTGGACAACTGGCCATCTCATCCGAGAGCGTGGACATCGGCTTCTATCCACCGGACGCGCTGCCGGAGCCCGTGTTGCTTGCGCATAAGATTCGGATTCAGGACGCGCTCGCGGGCGCTCCACAACCCTTCTTGCGCTGA
- a CDS encoding NAD-dependent nucleoside diphosphate-sugar epimerase/dehydratase yields the protein MATILITGGTGLIGRHAAKLLCARGHAVRILSRRARPDVPLLRGLPVDYAQGDVRDPASLAPAFAGCDAAVLSHQFQNFPVENPKRNETFDAVDRAGTEHCVAAAREAGVRRLVYMSGIALGNPNPPHPGIRAKWAAERAIFESGIPAIALRVNVVYAADDKYFPRLARAARRSPFVPIPGAGAARCAPVHVDDVARAIAHAIERSTISGVVNVCGPDEVTWKELLLAVAQVNAAGQRKIPLPIPQRLLLLAGWMGERLPTPALSRDAVIFATRFDQSCRDGISCSEAFGFQPIGLREGLRMTFAERR from the coding sequence ATGGCAACGATCCTCATCACCGGCGGCACCGGGCTGATCGGCCGGCACGCGGCAAAACTGCTGTGCGCGCGCGGCCACGCTGTGCGCATCCTTTCGCGCCGCGCCCGGCCCGACGTGCCCTTGCTGCGCGGGCTGCCCGTTGACTATGCGCAGGGCGACGTGCGCGACCCCGCCTCGCTGGCACCGGCATTCGCAGGATGCGACGCGGCCGTGCTCTCCCACCAATTCCAGAACTTTCCAGTTGAGAACCCAAAGCGTAACGAGACGTTCGACGCCGTGGATCGCGCCGGCACCGAGCACTGCGTCGCCGCTGCGCGAGAGGCCGGCGTGCGACGTCTGGTTTACATGAGCGGCATCGCCCTTGGCAACCCCAACCCACCCCACCCCGGCATACGGGCCAAGTGGGCTGCCGAGCGGGCCATCTTCGAGAGCGGCATCCCGGCCATCGCGCTGCGCGTGAACGTGGTCTATGCTGCGGACGACAAATACTTCCCCCGGTTGGCGCGCGCCGCACGACGGTCGCCGTTCGTGCCCATCCCCGGCGCCGGCGCTGCGCGCTGCGCGCCCGTGCATGTGGATGACGTGGCGCGCGCAATTGCGCACGCCATCGAGCGTTCGACAATCAGCGGCGTGGTCAACGTGTGCGGGCCGGACGAGGTGACCTGGAAGGAACTCCTGTTGGCCGTCGCGCAGGTCAACGCTGCGGGACAGCGCAAAATACCGCTGCCCATCCCGCAGCGCCTGCTCCTCCTGGCCGGCTGGATGGGCGAACGCTTGCCCACGCCGGCGCTCTCGCGCGATGCCGTGATCTTCGCCACGCGGTTCGACCAGTCGTGCCGCGACGGCATAAGCTGCAGCGAGGCGTTTGGCTTCCAGCCCATCGGGCTGCGCGAGGGCCTGCGCATGACCTTTGCCGAGCGCAGGTGA
- a CDS encoding thiamine pyrophosphokinase, protein MLICADGGARTALALGLTPAHVIGDFDSLNEDALAELARRGAQLHRHPTRKDETDLELALLFAARALRDEERPEIVVLGARGGRLDHELANMLLLAMPALRHARVLLAHGCERVFLIDARDRPATLTLRGSAGDTVSLLPFGGDAHGICTTGLEYPLRDESLSIGPARGVSNVLLGEEATVSLRQGMLLCVIIHHAPTTENR, encoded by the coding sequence ATGCTCATCTGCGCTGACGGCGGCGCGCGCACCGCGCTGGCTTTGGGGCTGACGCCGGCGCACGTCATCGGCGACTTCGATTCGCTGAACGAAGATGCGCTCGCCGAGCTGGCGCGGCGCGGCGCACAATTGCACCGTCACCCAACGCGCAAGGACGAAACCGACCTAGAGCTTGCGCTGCTGTTCGCTGCCCGCGCCCTGCGCGACGAGGAACGGCCGGAGATCGTCGTCCTCGGCGCGCGTGGCGGGCGGTTAGACCACGAGTTGGCCAACATGCTGCTGCTGGCGATGCCTGCGCTTCGGCATGCGCGGGTGTTGCTGGCGCACGGATGCGAGCGCGTCTTCCTGATAGACGCGCGCGATCGGCCGGCGACGTTGACCCTGCGCGGCAGCGCCGGCGACACCGTCTCACTCCTGCCCTTCGGCGGCGACGCCCACGGCATCTGCACCACCGGGCTGGAATATCCGCTGCGCGACGAGTCGTTGTCCATCGGCCCGGCCCGCGGCGTGAGCAACGTCCTGCTCGGCGAGGAAGCGACCGTCTCTCTGCGACAAGGGATGCTGCTATGCGTGATCATCCATCACGCCCCAACAACTGAAAACCGATAA
- a CDS encoding ABC transporter substrate-binding protein, with translation MKRLILSLTMATLLAACAVQAPPPRPVTQPQRAAPRTLTIMTHDSFSASEDVIAEFEQANNAKVVILKSGDAGSTLNKAILSKDAPLADVIYGVDNTFLGRALAADIVEPYNSPALADIPDRFKLDPQNRMLPVDYGHVIINYDKAYLRERGLAPPTSLRELTEPQWKGRLVVQNPATSSPGLAFLLATIAAFPEGSTYDWKQFWRDLRANDVYVSPDWSDAYYSQFSGSSGKGPRPLVVSYATSPAAEVFFSEGKLEEPPTGNLEGTAFEQIEFVGILKGTKNRDLAEKWVDFMLSRRFQEDIPLQMFVYPVARAAQWPEVFVKFGQPPAQAFSLTPEQIDQGRDQWIETWTQLVLK, from the coding sequence ATGAAACGCTTGATCCTTTCTCTAACGATGGCGACGCTGCTGGCAGCATGCGCCGTGCAAGCGCCGCCGCCCCGCCCCGTGACGCAGCCGCAGCGGGCTGCGCCGCGCACGCTGACGATCATGACCCACGACAGCTTCAGCGCAAGCGAAGACGTGATCGCCGAATTCGAGCAGGCCAACAACGCCAAGGTCGTCATCCTCAAGTCCGGCGATGCCGGCTCGACGTTGAACAAGGCCATCCTAAGCAAGGATGCGCCGCTGGCGGACGTGATCTACGGCGTGGACAACACCTTCCTCGGCCGCGCGCTGGCCGCCGACATCGTTGAGCCGTACAACTCCCCGGCGCTGGCCGACATCCCCGACCGCTTCAAGCTCGACCCGCAAAATCGGATGCTGCCGGTGGATTACGGCCACGTGATCATCAACTACGACAAAGCTTATCTACGAGAAAGGGGATTGGCGCCGCCCACTTCGCTGCGCGAGCTGACCGAGCCGCAATGGAAGGGCAGGCTGGTGGTGCAAAACCCGGCCACATCGTCACCCGGACTCGCCTTCCTGCTGGCGACCATCGCCGCTTTCCCCGAAGGCAGCACATACGATTGGAAGCAGTTTTGGCGCGACCTACGGGCTAACGATGTGTATGTCAGCCCCGACTGGAGCGACGCCTACTACTCCCAGTTCAGCGGCAGCAGCGGCAAGGGGCCACGCCCGCTCGTCGTCTCCTACGCCACCAGTCCGGCTGCCGAGGTCTTCTTCAGCGAGGGCAAGCTGGAAGAACCGCCCACCGGCAACCTGGAGGGCACGGCCTTCGAGCAGATCGAGTTCGTTGGCATCTTGAAGGGCACCAAGAACCGCGACCTGGCCGAGAAGTGGGTGGACTTCATGCTGAGCAGGCGCTTCCAAGAGGATATCCCACTGCAAATGTTCGTCTATCCGGTCGCGCGGGCGGCCCAGTGGCCGGAGGTGTTTGTGAAGTTCGGCCAGCCGCCGGCGCAGGCCTTCTCACTGACGCCCGAACAGATTGATCAGGGCCGCGACCAGTGGATCGAGACGTGGACGCAGCTCGTCCTCAAGTGA
- a CDS encoding iron ABC transporter permease, producing MSPGQWERSAILRAWPQSAIAPLLIASPALVFLAVFFAWPLIEIARVSFTPSEISRGATPLTVLRDPAHLRALGFSAGQAALSTALTLLAGIPIALAFARYRFAGQRLWRALAMAPFVMPTVVVAAAFSALLGPRGALNSALQAAFGLKQPPIQLMGTLPMILLAHVFYNVAVVLRLVGGFLATFDPSVEEAAAGLGANRWQTFRHITLPMAMPSVGAAAALTFLFTFTSFGVVLILGGARFATLEVEIYRQTAQLLRLDVATSLAIVQMAVTLLVGWASARLETRAGAPLAARPADDIRRPVNSPAARALVAGSLAFIILVLGLPLATLAWRSLDLSGSDPLRYYAALSENPRGSLFFVPPQTAIRNSLFFAGATATLAMLLGVPLSYAIAQGSRSAAGGAARLARSLDALLLLPLGTSAATLGLGFLVAFDRPPLELRTSVALLPLAHTLIALPFVARALVPAIRALDPRLREAARGLGAGPLQALRYVDLPLLAPPFIAAAIFAFTVSLGEFGASLLIARPEYPTMPMVIYRFLGQPGALNYGQALAMSTLMMLVTLVSVIAIERVNEQALSARKA from the coding sequence GTGAGCCCTGGGCAATGGGAGCGATCGGCGATTCTGCGTGCTTGGCCTCAATCGGCGATCGCTCCCCTCCTCATCGCTTCGCCGGCGCTCGTCTTCCTCGCCGTCTTCTTCGCCTGGCCGCTCATTGAGATCGCGCGCGTCTCGTTTACCCCCAGCGAAATCAGCCGAGGGGCAACCCCGCTGACGGTGCTGCGCGACCCGGCGCATCTGCGCGCGCTGGGATTCAGCGCGGGCCAGGCGGCGCTCTCCACCGCGCTCACGCTCCTGGCCGGCATCCCGATTGCTCTGGCCTTCGCCCGCTATCGCTTCGCCGGCCAGCGCCTATGGCGCGCGCTGGCCATGGCGCCGTTCGTCATGCCTACTGTAGTCGTTGCGGCGGCGTTTAGCGCACTGCTCGGCCCGCGCGGCGCGCTGAACAGCGCGCTGCAAGCCGCGTTCGGCCTCAAGCAGCCGCCCATACAGTTGATGGGCACGCTGCCGATGATCCTGCTCGCGCATGTGTTCTACAACGTCGCCGTGGTGCTCCGGCTGGTGGGCGGTTTCCTCGCCACCTTCGATCCGAGCGTGGAGGAAGCCGCCGCCGGGCTGGGCGCGAACCGTTGGCAGACCTTTCGCCACATCACGTTGCCCATGGCCATGCCGTCGGTCGGCGCGGCGGCAGCGCTGACCTTCCTGTTCACCTTCACCAGCTTCGGCGTGGTGCTGATCCTGGGCGGCGCGCGCTTCGCCACGCTGGAGGTGGAGATTTACCGACAGACCGCGCAATTGCTACGCCTGGACGTAGCCACGTCGCTGGCTATCGTGCAGATGGCTGTCACATTGCTCGTGGGTTGGGCTTCGGCGCGCCTGGAGACGCGCGCCGGCGCACCGCTAGCTGCGCGCCCAGCCGATGACATCCGCCGGCCCGTCAACAGTCCGGCGGCGCGCGCGCTCGTCGCCGGCAGCCTGGCGTTCATCATCCTCGTCTTGGGCCTGCCCCTGGCCACGCTGGCCTGGCGTTCGCTAGACCTATCAGGGAGCGACCCGCTGCGTTATTACGCAGCGCTGAGCGAGAATCCGCGCGGGTCGCTGTTCTTCGTCCCACCCCAGACGGCGATCCGCAACTCGTTGTTCTTTGCCGGCGCTACGGCGACGCTGGCGATGCTGCTCGGTGTGCCACTGAGCTACGCCATTGCGCAGGGCAGCCGCTCAGCGGCCGGCGGCGCGGCGCGCCTGGCGCGATCGCTCGACGCGCTGCTGTTGCTACCTTTGGGGACCAGCGCGGCGACGCTGGGGTTGGGCTTCCTGGTGGCCTTCGATCGGCCGCCGCTTGAACTGCGCACGTCGGTCGCATTGTTGCCGCTAGCGCATACGCTCATCGCGCTGCCGTTCGTCGCGCGCGCATTGGTGCCGGCCATCCGTGCGCTCGACCCGCGCCTGCGCGAAGCAGCGCGCGGTCTGGGCGCCGGCCCGTTGCAGGCGCTGCGCTACGTGGACCTGCCATTGCTGGCGCCGCCGTTCATTGCTGCGGCGATCTTCGCGTTCACCGTCTCGTTGGGGGAATTCGGCGCTTCGCTGCTCATCGCGCGCCCGGAATATCCTACGATGCCGATGGTGATCTATCGCTTCCTCGGACAACCCGGCGCGCTGAACTACGGCCAGGCGCTGGCGATGAGCACGCTGATGATGCTCGTCACGCTAGTCAGCGTGATCGCCATCGAGCGCGTCAACGAGCAGGCCCTATCGGCGCGCAAGGCGTAA
- the clpS gene encoding ATP-dependent Clp protease adapter protein ClpS, translating to MDEPIRLPNRERESETDVIADEMVWVEPPWRVLIHNDDVTTFEFVERMLQTIFKLSREIAEHIAWLTHTEGIALVCVRPRSEAERLVGQAIFAARLEGFPLMLTCEPDE from the coding sequence GTGGACGAGCCGATTCGACTGCCCAACCGCGAGCGCGAAAGCGAAACCGATGTCATCGCCGACGAAATGGTGTGGGTTGAGCCGCCGTGGCGCGTGCTGATCCACAACGACGATGTGACGACGTTTGAGTTCGTGGAGCGCATGTTGCAGACGATCTTCAAGCTCTCGCGCGAGATTGCCGAGCACATCGCCTGGCTTACGCACACCGAGGGGATCGCGCTGGTGTGCGTGCGCCCGCGCAGCGAGGCAGAGCGGCTGGTCGGCCAGGCCATCTTCGCCGCACGGCTGGAGGGCTTCCCGCTCATGCTGACGTGCGAGCCGGACGAGTAA
- a CDS encoding coenzyme A pyrophosphatase, whose product MNVLNLDAVRRAMQQPLPGWAAQSRMAPPGPATPVARKAAPRQAGVLVLLYPRDGALHFVLTRRADRLGNHGGQISLPGGRRELGDADFVATALREGREELGVALTDVELLGALTALYVPPSHFVIHPAVAYAPTRPDFRPNANEVAEVIEVPLRDLLDPTRRGAELRPLVSLGGLLRMTPHYQFGAHKVWGATAMVLSEFEALLHHSREGEAT is encoded by the coding sequence ATGAATGTGCTGAACCTGGATGCGGTGCGCCGCGCAATGCAACAGCCGTTGCCCGGATGGGCAGCGCAGTCGCGCATGGCGCCGCCGGGCCCCGCCACCCCCGTGGCGCGCAAGGCCGCGCCGCGCCAGGCCGGCGTGCTAGTGCTGCTGTATCCGCGCGACGGCGCGCTGCACTTTGTGCTGACGCGGCGCGCGGATCGTCTGGGCAATCACGGCGGGCAAATCTCGCTGCCGGGCGGCCGACGCGAATTGGGCGATGCTGACTTCGTGGCCACCGCGCTGCGCGAAGGACGCGAAGAGTTAGGCGTCGCGCTGACGGATGTCGAGCTGCTGGGGGCGCTCACGGCTTTGTATGTGCCGCCGAGCCACTTCGTCATCCATCCGGCCGTCGCCTACGCGCCGACGCGGCCGGACTTTCGCCCCAACGCAAACGAGGTGGCCGAGGTGATCGAAGTGCCGCTGCGCGACTTGCTCGATCCCACACGACGGGGCGCGGAGCTGCGTCCGCTCGTCAGCCTGGGTGGTTTGCTGAGGATGACGCCTCACTACCAATTCGGCGCGCACAAGGTGTGGGGCGCGACGGCGATGGTGCTCAGCGAATTTGAAGCCTTGCTGCACCACAGCCGGGAAGGGGAGGCGACTTGA
- a CDS encoding myo-inositol catabolism protein IolH: MTTERFPRLAAFPKCYIEEIAFKRTMSLFDWIEMAKALPAEGLELYEGFLESHDDAYLDSVGEAISKAGFSMPMMCCSPDFTHPSADMRRRAFDHQVEMMRITRRLGGPGATCRVLSGQRHPQVSLDQGVEWVVDAITRLIPIAKAYDVVLGMENHYKDAAWRYPEFAQKQAVFLRIVNAIPERAHFGVQYDPSNAIVAGDDPIVLLQAVKDRVVSMHASDRYLAEGVTLDDLRQHDGTLGYSPHLRHGVIGRGLNDYHAIFRILREVDYARWISIEDGMEGMGEMRESLLFLRRMREEYFGR; this comes from the coding sequence ATGACGACTGAGCGCTTCCCCCGCCTCGCGGCGTTCCCCAAGTGCTACATCGAGGAGATCGCCTTCAAGCGGACGATGTCGCTGTTCGACTGGATCGAGATGGCGAAGGCGTTGCCGGCGGAGGGGTTGGAGTTATACGAAGGCTTCCTAGAGAGTCATGACGACGCGTATCTCGACAGCGTCGGCGAGGCCATCAGCAAGGCCGGCTTCTCGATGCCGATGATGTGCTGTTCGCCCGACTTCACGCACCCCAGCGCCGATATGCGCCGACGCGCCTTCGATCACCAGGTCGAGATGATGCGCATCACGCGACGGCTCGGCGGGCCGGGCGCAACCTGTCGCGTGCTCAGCGGCCAGCGCCACCCCCAGGTGTCGCTCGATCAAGGCGTGGAATGGGTCGTGGACGCCATCACGCGCTTAATCCCCATTGCCAAGGCGTATGACGTGGTGTTGGGGATGGAGAACCACTACAAAGATGCCGCGTGGCGCTATCCGGAGTTTGCGCAGAAGCAAGCGGTGTTCCTGCGCATCGTGAACGCGATCCCGGAACGCGCGCACTTCGGCGTGCAATATGACCCGTCCAACGCGATCGTCGCCGGCGATGATCCCATCGTGCTGCTGCAAGCGGTGAAGGACCGCGTGGTGAGCATGCACGCCAGCGATCGTTACCTGGCGGAAGGTGTGACGCTGGACGACTTGCGACAGCACGATGGCACGCTGGGCTATTCCCCGCATCTGCGCCATGGCGTCATCGGCCGAGGGCTGAACGACTATCACGCCATCTTCCGCATCCTGCGCGAGGTGGACTACGCGCGCTGGATCAGCATCGAAGATGGCATGGAAGGCATGGGCGAAATGCGCGAGTCGCTCCTGTTCCTGCGCCGCATGCGGGAAGAGTACTTCGGCCGGTGA